A region of Pleionea litopenaei DNA encodes the following proteins:
- the ftsA gene encoding cell division protein FtsA gives MTRVPEKRLIVGLDIGTSKVVAIVGEVNANENIDIIGIGSHPSRGLKKGVVVNIESTVQSIQRAVEEAELMAGCQIHSVYTGIAGSHIKSLNSHGIVAIRDQEVNPQDVERVIDAAKAVAIPADQKILHVLPQEFVIDNQEGIREPIGMSGVRLEAKVHMVTGAVSAAQNIVKCVRRCGLETDDIILEQLASSYSVLTDDEKELGVCLVDIGGGTTDIAIFTEGAIRHTAVIPIAGDQVTNDIAVALRTPTQHAEDIKIKYACALRQLTSLEDTIEVPGVGERAPRRLSRQTLAEVVEPRYEELFNLIQAELRRSGFEEIIPAGIVLTGGSSKMEGLIELAEEVFHMPVRLGMPQFVKGLSDVVRNPIYATGVGLLLYGHQQTKEFNYTPKRTNNVNSLIERMKSWFSGF, from the coding sequence ATGACAAGAGTGCCAGAAAAAAGACTTATTGTTGGACTCGATATAGGGACGTCTAAAGTCGTTGCAATTGTTGGTGAAGTCAATGCGAATGAAAATATCGATATTATTGGTATTGGATCTCATCCTTCACGTGGATTGAAAAAAGGCGTTGTAGTAAATATTGAGTCAACCGTACAGTCAATTCAAAGAGCGGTTGAAGAAGCTGAATTGATGGCTGGGTGTCAAATTCATTCCGTATATACAGGAATTGCCGGGAGCCATATTAAGAGCTTGAACTCCCATGGAATTGTCGCGATTCGCGATCAAGAAGTAAATCCACAAGATGTGGAGCGAGTCATCGATGCTGCGAAGGCGGTTGCAATTCCTGCTGATCAAAAGATTTTACATGTTTTGCCTCAAGAGTTTGTAATCGATAACCAAGAAGGAATTAGAGAACCCATCGGTATGTCTGGTGTGAGGCTTGAAGCGAAAGTTCATATGGTGACCGGTGCCGTCAGTGCAGCACAAAATATTGTCAAGTGCGTGCGTCGATGTGGATTAGAAACAGACGATATTATTTTGGAGCAGCTTGCGTCGAGTTACTCTGTTCTAACTGACGACGAAAAGGAATTGGGTGTTTGTCTTGTTGATATAGGTGGAGGAACCACCGATATAGCTATCTTCACTGAAGGTGCCATTCGCCATACTGCTGTCATCCCGATTGCTGGCGATCAAGTAACCAACGATATTGCGGTCGCTTTACGTACACCGACGCAACATGCAGAAGATATTAAGATTAAATACGCGTGTGCTTTGAGGCAGTTAACTTCATTAGAAGATACCATTGAAGTGCCTGGTGTTGGCGAAAGAGCACCGCGAAGACTTTCTCGTCAAACATTAGCAGAGGTTGTCGAGCCTCGTTATGAAGAATTGTTTAATTTAATACAAGCAGAACTTCGACGAAGTGGTTTTGAAGAAATTATTCCCGCCGGCATTGTATTAACCGGCGGCTCTTCAAAAATGGAAGGTTTGATCGAACTTGCTGAAGAAGTTTTCCATATGCCGGTAAGGCTGGGAATGCCTCAATTTGTAAAAGGGTTATCTGACGTAGTTCGTAATCCAATTTATGCAACGGGTGTAGGTTTGTTGCTTTATGGTCACCAACAGACAAAAGAATTCAACTATACGCCTAAGCGAACAAATAATGTGAATTCGCTGATTGAAAGAATGAAAAGTTGGTTTAGTGGATTTTAG
- a CDS encoding DUF721 domain-containing protein, protein MANQKPKTYDSISDEAHGSLRFIFDNLARIKQLDHIVKAKLNENLAKNCRVINFRDNNLVIAAESATWATRLKFEQHDLLTALRADGFHGLRSIKIITSASSN, encoded by the coding sequence ATGGCCAATCAAAAACCCAAAACATACGACTCTATATCGGACGAAGCTCATGGATCTTTAAGGTTTATTTTTGACAATCTAGCAAGAATCAAACAGTTAGACCATATAGTTAAAGCAAAATTGAACGAAAATCTAGCGAAAAACTGCCGAGTTATCAACTTTCGAGATAATAATCTTGTCATAGCAGCTGAATCGGCCACTTGGGCTACACGATTAAAATTCGAACAACACGACCTTCTTACCGCGCTTCGTGCTGATGGATTCCACGGATTACGTTCAATTAAAATAATAACGTCTGCTTCATCGAACTAG
- a CDS encoding cell division protein FtsQ/DivIB has translation MTRNKRRMATVKEQESKNWGKVIKRTSLVVVLLALIGSGFWVAPILTEMVQRKDVTKPEENSVVAVNPQKEDSSSWRIEIVGASDFVEQVDLEYFVKQRIASSFFSLDVEEASSIIEEYPWVKSAQARKVWPNRLQVTLQEHQPWLNLNNENIISHEGILFSPSNIEEFTKLPLLKGRYGKIEDLLSMYHFFSEQMPDNDYRIVELEYSAISGWQMRLENKINLYLGNKELSERLERFLAVIDAIDDKRRVNIKYLDMRYQTGVAVGWKAVEKQDAQLAYQ, from the coding sequence ATGACCCGAAATAAACGCCGAATGGCGACCGTTAAAGAGCAAGAGAGCAAAAATTGGGGAAAAGTTATTAAACGAACTTCTCTGGTTGTTGTTTTGCTTGCGCTAATTGGAAGTGGCTTTTGGGTTGCTCCAATTTTAACGGAAATGGTTCAGCGTAAAGATGTGACTAAACCAGAAGAAAATAGCGTGGTCGCTGTAAATCCTCAGAAAGAAGATTCATCTAGCTGGAGAATTGAAATTGTTGGAGCCTCTGACTTTGTTGAGCAAGTTGACCTTGAGTATTTTGTTAAGCAACGAATTGCGAGTAGCTTCTTTTCTCTTGATGTTGAAGAAGCTTCATCAATTATTGAAGAGTACCCATGGGTAAAAAGTGCTCAAGCTAGAAAGGTATGGCCTAACCGGTTGCAGGTCACCTTACAAGAACACCAACCTTGGTTAAATTTGAATAATGAAAATATTATCAGTCATGAGGGAATTTTGTTTTCTCCAAGTAACATCGAGGAGTTCACAAAATTACCTTTATTGAAAGGTCGTTACGGAAAGATCGAAGATTTGTTATCAATGTATCACTTTTTCTCGGAACAAATGCCTGATAATGATTATCGAATTGTAGAGTTAGAATATAGCGCTATCAGTGGCTGGCAAATGAGGCTTGAGAATAAAATAAACTTATACTTGGGCAATAAAGAATTATCGGAGCGATTGGAACGATTTTTGGCTGTTATTGATGCGATCGATGATAAGCGTAGAGTGAATATTAAATACTTAGATATGCGTTATCAAACGGGTGTGGCCGTTGGTTGGAAAGCGGTAGAAAAACAAGATGCGCAATTAGCGTATCAATAA
- the ftsZ gene encoding cell division protein FtsZ: protein MFELIDNCQDSAVIKVIGLGGGGGNAVEHMLAANIDGVEFVCANTDAQALGKSNARTTIQLGGSITKGLGAGANPEVGRQAALEDRERIQEVLKDTDMVFLTAGMGGGTGTGAAPVVAEIAKEMGILTVAVVTKPFFFELKKRMKVAEEGIAELRRHVDSLIIVPNDKVLSVLKGKALTEAFKAANDVLHGAVQGIAELITRPGLINVDFADVRTVMSEKGMAMMGTGIASGENRAKIAAETAVASPLLEDVDLSGARGILVNITCGEDMNIDEFAEVGSIVQDFASEEATVVVGTAIDPELNDELRVTVVATGLLAKGEQAVKLVSNKEDNIKPDGSTDYQKLDRPTVIRQQNGGESKAAVGSDMDYLDIPAFLRKQAD, encoded by the coding sequence ATGTTTGAACTAATCGATAACTGTCAAGACAGTGCAGTTATCAAAGTGATTGGCTTGGGCGGCGGTGGCGGTAATGCTGTTGAGCATATGCTTGCTGCTAATATCGATGGTGTAGAATTTGTTTGCGCCAATACCGATGCACAAGCTTTGGGTAAGTCGAATGCGAGAACAACCATTCAGTTGGGTGGAAGCATTACTAAAGGGTTGGGCGCTGGCGCAAATCCTGAAGTTGGTCGACAAGCTGCACTAGAAGATCGTGAGCGTATTCAAGAAGTGCTTAAGGATACTGATATGGTCTTTCTGACCGCCGGAATGGGCGGTGGAACAGGTACTGGTGCTGCGCCTGTTGTGGCTGAAATTGCCAAAGAAATGGGAATCTTAACGGTTGCTGTTGTGACTAAGCCATTTTTCTTTGAGTTGAAAAAGCGCATGAAAGTTGCTGAGGAAGGTATTGCTGAGCTTCGTCGCCACGTCGACTCGTTGATTATCGTTCCGAACGATAAAGTACTCTCCGTACTGAAAGGCAAGGCTTTAACAGAAGCATTTAAAGCGGCAAACGATGTTCTTCATGGAGCTGTGCAAGGTATTGCTGAATTGATTACCCGACCCGGCCTTATCAATGTTGACTTTGCTGATGTTCGTACTGTTATGTCAGAAAAAGGCATGGCAATGATGGGAACCGGTATTGCTTCAGGTGAAAATCGAGCCAAAATTGCGGCTGAAACGGCGGTCGCGAGCCCACTGCTCGAAGATGTAGATTTATCCGGTGCTCGTGGAATTTTGGTGAACATTACTTGTGGTGAAGATATGAACATTGATGAGTTCGCTGAAGTCGGTAGCATTGTTCAAGACTTTGCTTCAGAAGAGGCCACCGTTGTTGTTGGTACTGCTATTGATCCGGAACTTAATGATGAGTTACGAGTCACAGTAGTTGCAACTGGCTTATTGGCCAAAGGTGAGCAAGCGGTCAAGCTCGTTTCTAATAAAGAAGATAATATCAAGCCAGATGGAAGTACTGATTATCAAAAGCTTGATAGACCAACGGTGATTCGCCAACAAAATGGTGGAGAGTCTAAAGCGGCAGTTGGAAGTGACATGGATTATCTCGATATTCCAGCCTTCTTGCGTAAGCAAGCCGACTAA
- the lpxC gene encoding UDP-3-O-acyl-N-acetylglucosamine deacetylase, translating into MIRQRTLRTAIRATGVGLHTGEKVYLTLRPAPVDTGIVFRRVDLDPVVEIAAAPENVGDTTLSTCLVKGDVRISTVEHLLAAMAGLGVDNAFIDVSAPEVPIMDGSSGPFVFLLQSAGIEEQSKAKKFIRIKKKVVVEDGDKKATFEPFDGFKVAFTIDFDHPIFKDRSQTSVIDFSSTSFVKEVSRARTFGFMNDIEYLRSKNLAQGGSLDNAIVLDDYRILNEDGLRYEDEFVKHKILDAIGDLYLLGNSLVGSFSGYKSGHALNNKLLRTLIADKEAWETVTFEDATAAPISYIMNPILSV; encoded by the coding sequence ATGATCAGACAGCGTACGCTACGTACTGCCATCCGAGCAACGGGTGTGGGTCTTCACACCGGTGAAAAAGTTTACCTGACTTTACGTCCAGCACCAGTAGACACGGGTATCGTGTTTCGTCGCGTTGACCTCGATCCTGTTGTCGAGATAGCAGCGGCACCAGAAAATGTTGGCGATACAACGCTCTCTACCTGCTTAGTTAAAGGTGACGTTCGAATTTCTACTGTTGAGCATTTACTCGCTGCGATGGCAGGGTTAGGTGTCGACAATGCATTTATTGATGTTTCAGCCCCTGAAGTCCCAATTATGGACGGCAGTTCCGGCCCATTTGTATTCCTTTTGCAATCTGCGGGTATTGAAGAGCAGAGCAAAGCGAAAAAATTTATTCGTATCAAAAAGAAAGTTGTCGTTGAAGACGGCGATAAGAAGGCTACTTTTGAGCCATTCGATGGTTTCAAAGTTGCTTTTACCATAGATTTTGACCACCCAATTTTTAAAGATCGTTCACAAACGTCGGTGATTGACTTTTCAAGTACTTCTTTCGTAAAAGAAGTGAGTCGAGCACGTACTTTTGGTTTCATGAACGATATTGAGTACCTTCGCTCTAAGAATTTAGCGCAAGGCGGAAGCCTTGATAATGCGATCGTGCTCGACGATTATCGAATTTTAAATGAAGACGGACTTCGCTATGAAGACGAGTTCGTAAAACATAAGATATTGGACGCGATTGGCGATTTATATTTGTTAGGAAATAGCTTGGTTGGCTCTTTCTCAGGATACAAATCTGGCCATGCTCTCAACAATAAGCTTCTGAGAACGTTGATTGCTGATAAAGAAGCTTGGGAGACGGTTACATTTGAAGACGCAACCGCCGCTCCGATTTCTTATATAATGAATCCGATTCTATCTGTATAA